The Agelaius phoeniceus isolate bAgePho1 chromosome 34, bAgePho1.hap1, whole genome shotgun sequence genome includes a window with the following:
- the LOC143696418 gene encoding serine/threonine-protein kinase pim-1-like, which translates to MSAFNNKFGYRFWWGGTAPEALQERYRLGSLLGRGGFGSVFAATRLSDGAPVAIKRVPRNRVRHWGELPDGSRAPLEIVLQTKVSTGFPGVVQLLEWFELPNHIVMVMERPERCQDLHRVIRARQFVPEEVARELFRQVLEAVRHCTSCGVLHRDIKPENIVLDLATGQAKLIDFGCGTYLQETAYTHFAGTPSYSPPEWTHFGWYHGEAATIWSLGILLHQMVCGEHPFRRGRNLSWGQLPLPQGLSQGGLGSTSYSLYRRDPPFPSDLSRLPRDGQSPAVLPPAGDHGDIANPPGPPGCPETSLASTGDEQAPPMAPMVPMAPPVAPMAAPPPPR; encoded by the exons ATGTCGGCCTTTAATAATAAGTTTGGCTACAGGTTCTGGTGGGGTG ggacggcgcccgaggccctgcaggagcgctaccgcctgggttcgctgctggggcgcggaggattcggcagcgtcttcgcggccacgcggctctcggacggcgccccg gtggctatcaagagggtgccacggaaccgcgtccggcactggggcgagctg cccgacggcagcagggccccgctggagatcgtgctgcagaccaaggtgtccactggcttccccggcgtggtgcagctcctggagtggtttgagctgcccaaccacatcgtgatggtgatggagcggccagagcggtgtcaggacctgcatcGTGTCATTCGGGCACGGCAGTTcgtgcccgaggaggtggcgcgggagctgttccgccaggtgctggaggccgtgcggcactgcaccagctgcggggtcctgcacagggacatcaagccAGAGAACATCGTGCTTGACCTGGCCACCGGGCAGGCCAAACTgattgactttggctgtggcacctacctgcaagagacagcctacacccactttgcag gaacaccatcctacagccccccggaatggacccactttggctggtaccatggcgaggcagcaacgatctggtccctgggcatcctgctgcaccagatggtctgcggggagcaccctttcaggaggggccggaacctcagctggggccagctcccgctgccacaagggctctctcaag gAGGACTGGGCTCCACCAGTTATTCCCTGTACAGGCGGGACCCCCCCTTCCCCTCAGACCTCTCCCGCCTTCCCCGCGACGGCCAAAGTCCCGCTGTGCTGCCCCCGGCCGGCGACCACGGCGACATCGCCAACCCGCCCGGGCCCCCGGGCTGCCCCGAGACCTCTCTGGCGTCCACGGGCGACGAGCAagccccgccgatggccccgatggtgccgatggccccgccggTGGCCCCGATG GCGGCGCCCCCGCCCCCGCGCTGA